CGGCGATCACACGCTGGTTGGCGGCGACCGACTCGGGGTCGGTGCCGAGGTTCTGCTCCAGCACCAGCAGCGCCTTCCACAGCGCCCAGCCCCGGGCCCGCGCCCAGGTGCCCTCGTCCTGGCCGACCGCGTCGCGGAAGGCGTACCGGCTGGCGCCGGCGAACATCGTCCAGGAGATCACCAGGTCGCAGGCCGGGTCACCGACGCCGGAGGTGCCGAAGTCGATAACGGCGCTCAGCTTCCCGTCCGCGACCAGCAGGTTTCCGACGGCGATGTCACCGTGGAACCAGACCGGCTCCCCGCGCCACTCGGCGGTCAGGGCGGCCTCCCACGCGGCGGCGGCCCGGCCCACGTCGACGTGCCCGGCCAGCGCGGCCAGGAAGCGGCGGGTCTCCTCGTCGTAGTGGGCCGGCGGGCTGCCCCGGTGGAAGCTGTGTTCCCCGGCGAGCGGACCGCCCGTGGTATCGCAGCGGTGCAGGGCGCGGAGGAACTCCGCCACCGAGACGGCGAAGTGTGCCAGGTCGTCCACCCGCCCCCGGTCGGCTGTCTCGCCGGGCAGCCAGCCGCGCACCGACCACGGGAAGGGGTAGCCCTCGCCGGGCTCGCCCAGTCCGAGGATCGGCGGTACGGCGACCGGCAGTTCCGGTGCCAGCCGGGGCAGCCACTCGTTCTCCTTCGTCACGGCGGGGACGTAGCCGGGGGCGGTGGGCAGGCGTACGGTCATCCCCTCGCCGAGGCGGTACGTCCGGTTGTCCCACCCGTCGACCTCCACCGGGGTCACCGACAGGTCGCGCCACTGCGGGAACTGCGCCGAGATCAGGCGCTTCACCAGCGCGGCATCGATCCCGGACCGGCCGTCCAGGGGAGCCGGTGGGGCACAGTCCTCGGTGGTCGACGGCATGACGTCCACTCTTTGCCGATGCCGGCCCGGCAGCAAACGGTTTTGGCGGACCTACCCGCTCGTACGAAAGGGTGGTGATCATGAGCCCTCCGGGCCTTGGCCCGCCGCGACCGTGGCCCTAACGTCTCTCAGGTTCACCAATAGCTGATCTTGATTCTTCGGGGGTTCCG
This is a stretch of genomic DNA from Micromonospora sp. WMMD1082. It encodes these proteins:
- a CDS encoding aminoglycoside phosphotransferase family protein yields the protein MPSTTEDCAPPAPLDGRSGIDAALVKRLISAQFPQWRDLSVTPVEVDGWDNRTYRLGEGMTVRLPTAPGYVPAVTKENEWLPRLAPELPVAVPPILGLGEPGEGYPFPWSVRGWLPGETADRGRVDDLAHFAVSVAEFLRALHRCDTTGGPLAGEHSFHRGSPPAHYDEETRRFLAALAGHVDVGRAAAAWEAALTAEWRGEPVWFHGDIAVGNLLVADGKLSAVIDFGTSGVGDPACDLVISWTMFAGASRYAFRDAVGQDEGTWARARGWALWKALLVLEQNLGTDPESVAANQRVIAEVLDDHDRLG